In a genomic window of Ipomoea triloba cultivar NCNSP0323 chromosome 3, ASM357664v1:
- the LOC116013348 gene encoding ultraviolet-B receptor UVR8, with protein MMKKNVLMLARSLGNTRINTSIGILKIGHGIVGSRLRRWISSAAADGNGKRFAALWGNGDFGRLGHGSIESQWTPKPLLPSAFHNQSLRDIACGGAHTLFLTENGSVYACGLNDFGQLGISDDKSYTTEPVRVAALPKDIIKISAGYHHSCAITVDGELYMWGKNSNGQLGLGKKADKVVSVPRKVESLNGLAIKTASLGFEHSIAVTDNGEALSWGGGGSGRLGHGLHSGISGVLKSNSEYTPRLIKTLDSVKVKEAAAGMLHSACICENGCVYTFGQRAKEKFGFGDANYDMVPSMIYELPFSETIACGGYHTCVVTSGGELYTWGSNENGCLGTGCTDVTHSPERVQGPLLRDPVSKVSCGWKHTAAISGGNVYTWGWGGSHGTFSEDGHSSGGQLGLGNDVDHIEPTMVNFEIGARALQISCGFNHTGAIVEYT; from the exons atgatgaagaagaacGTTCTGATGCTAGCGAGATCGCTCGGGAATACGAGGATTAATACCTCAATCGGAATTCTGAAAATTGGTCATGGCATTGTAGGATCAAGGCTTCGGCGCTGGATTTCTTCCGCCGCTGCTGATGGCAACGGCAAGAGGTTCGCCGCTTTGTGGGGAAACGGCGATTTCGGGAGGCTGGGACACGGCAGCATTGAATCACAGTGGACTCCTAAACCTTTGCTACCTTCCGCTTTTCATAATCAGAGCCTCCGCGACATCGCTTGTGGCGGTGCTCACACTCTTTTCCTCACGG AAAATGGCAGTGTTTATGCTTGTGGTCTCAATGATTTTGGACAGCTAGGCATTTCAGATGATAAAAGTTATACTACC GAACCAGTTCGTGTTGCGGCACTTCCCAAAGACATTATAAAAATTTCTGCGGGTTATCATCATTCTTGTGCTATCACAG TTGATGGTGAACTATATATGTGGGGAAAGAACTCAAATGGACAGCTTGGCCTCGGAAAAA AAGCTGATAAAGTAGTTTCAGTTCCTAGAAAAGTTGAAAGTTTGAATGGACTAGCTATAAAAACAGCTTCCTTGGGCTTTGAGCACTCAATTGCTGTTACAG ATAACGGTGAGGCCTTGAGTTGGGGTGGGGGAGGCTCTGGACGACTTGGTCATGGACTTCATTCAGGAATTTCAGGAGTATTAAAAAGTAACAG TGAATATACACCAAGGCTTATTAAGACACTTGATAGTGTGAAG GTTAAAGAGGCTGCTGCTGGGATGCTGCATTCTGCCTGCATATGTG AGAATGGATGTGTATATACTTTTGGTCAAAGAGCTAAGGAGAAATTT GGCTTTGGGGATGCTAACTATGATATGGTACCATCTATGATCTATGAGTTACCATTTTCTGAAACAATTGCATGTGGCGGTTATCACACATGTGTTGTTACAA GTGGTGGAGAGCTGTATACATGGGGCTCTAATGAAAATGGTTGTCTTGGAACTGG TTGTACAGATGTTACTCATTCACCTGAAAGAGTCCAAGGTCCATTATTGAGAGATCCTGTTTCCAAG GTATCTTGTGGTTGGAAACACACGGCAGCAATTTCTG GAGGCAATGTTTATACATGGGGATGGGGAGGTTCCCATGGGACATTTTCTGAAGATGGGCATTCTTCGGGTGGACAATTG GGCCTAGGAAACGATGTTGACCACATAGAGCCTACAATGGTTAACTTTGAGATTGGGGCAAGAGCATTGCAAATATCTTGTGGATTCAATCATACAGGTGCTATAGTTGAATATACATGA
- the LOC116013167 gene encoding uncharacterized protein LOC116013167, producing the protein MSSSANALNGDVVDEINMYYDYRCISVCEATWRLFGYWIHYRTPLVDRLNFHLEHQQNVVYGEDQPLDEIVENQTVKQSQFKAWFEVNKKYEEARSLTYAEFPSKFVWKQDLREWQPRKRGYSIGRLLYVPPGCGELYYLRCLLNLVRGPSSHEDICTVAGVIHNSFRDARYEYGLLDDDKEYIDGITDSSYLASAYALRRLFATLLTSSSISRPEVVWNAVWEFLTEDAQVQRRRVMQNSELMLSDSDKKQFALMELEKLLSLWGKSLKEFPEMPIPDESSMCLSENMLIAEELAYDKESLKTKHETLVTQLTDEQKNVYEFVMNDIDSNGGGLFFVYGLRRNKQDVCVENVIVKDKESR; encoded by the exons ATGAGTAGTTCAGCGAATGCTCTCAATGGTGATGTGGTCGATGAGATTAACATGTACTACGATTATCGTTGTATATCAGTATGTGAAGCCACGTGGCGGCTATTTGGATACTGGATACATTATCGAACACCACTTGTAGATAGGTTAAATTTCCACTTAGAGCACCAGCAGAATGTTGTATATGGTGAAGATCAGCCCTTGGATGAGATTGTGGAGAACCAAACAGTTAAGCAGAGTCAGTTCAAAGCTTGGTTTGAGGTGAACAAAAAATACGAAGAGGCCCGTTCACTCACTTATGCTGAGTTCCCCAGTAAGTTTGTTTGGAAACAAGATCTGCGTGAATGGCAGCCAAGGAAAAGAGGCTACTCCATAGGACGATTGCTTTATGTTCCGCCAGGGTGTGGAGAATTATACTATCTTAGATGCCTTTTAAATTTGGTACGTGGACCTTCTAGCCATGAGGATATTTGCACTGTTGCAGGGGTCATTCATAATTCGTTTAGGGATGCGcgttatgaatatggattattagatgatgacaaggagtaTATTGACGGTATTACTGATTCGAGTTACTTGGCATCCGCCTATGCTTTGCGAAGGTTATTTGCTACGCTTCTCACTTCAAGTTCAATCAGTAGGCCAGAAGTAGTTTGGAATGCCGTTTGGGAATTTCTTACCGAGGATGCACAGGTTCAGCGTCGACGTGTCATGCAGAATTCAG AGTTGATGTTATCGGATTCAGATAAAAAACAGTTCGCTTTGATGGAATTGGAGAAATTGCTATCTTTGTGGGGGAAAAGCCTAAAAGAGTTTCCAGAAATGCCAATTCCAGACGAAAGTAGCATGTGTTTGAGTGAAAACATGTTGATAGCCGAAGAGTTGGCATATGACAAGGAATCGTTGAAGACAAAGCATGAAACATTGGTAACACAATTGACTGATGAGCAAAAGAATGTTTATGAGTTTGTTatgaatgatattgattccAATGGAGGTGGATTGTTCTTTGTGTATGGTTTACGAAGGAACAAGCAAGACGTTTGTGTGGAGAACGTTATCGTCAAAGATAAGGAGTCGCGGTGA